A single Marinitoga aeolica DNA region contains:
- the rpmG gene encoding 50S ribosomal protein L33: protein MAAKSPVLTVSLKCTECNRRNYYKQRKRTSKKKLEFRKYCPHCNKHTLHVESKI from the coding sequence ATGGCAGCAAAAAGTCCTGTTTTAACCGTATCGCTAAAATGTACTGAATGCAATAGAAGAAATTATTACAAACAAAGAAAAAGAACTTCTAAAAAAAAGTTAGAATTTAGAAAATATTGTCCTCATTGTAATAAACACACTTTACATGTTGAATCAAAAATATAA
- the rplK gene encoding 50S ribosomal protein L11, with translation MAKKIARMVKLQLPAGKATPAPPVGPALGQHGVNLMEFCKKFNAATADKAGMIIPVEITVFEDRSFTFTLKTPPASFLILQAAGLKKGASNPGREIVGKITMSQVKEIAEIKMPDLNARTIEAAMEIIKGTARNMGIEVVEG, from the coding sequence ATGGCAAAAAAGATTGCTAGAATGGTTAAATTACAATTGCCAGCAGGTAAAGCAACACCTGCCCCACCAGTTGGTCCTGCTTTAGGTCAACATGGTGTTAATTTGATGGAATTTTGTAAAAAGTTTAACGCTGCAACTGCTGATAAAGCAGGAATGATTATCCCTGTTGAAATTACAGTTTTTGAAGACAGATCATTTACATTTACTTTAAAAACCCCCCCAGCTTCTTTCTTAATTTTGCAAGCAGCTGGACTTAAAAAAGGTGCTTCAAATCCTGGTAGGGAAATTGTAGGAAAGATCACAATGTCTCAGGTAAAAGAAATTGCAGAAATCAAAATGCCCGATTTAAATGCAAGAACAATTGAAGCAGCTATGGAAATTATAAAAGGTACTGCAAGAAATATGGGCATTGAAGTAGTAGAAGGTTAA
- the arcA gene encoding arginine deiminase, translating to MSINVYSEVKDLKRVLLHRPGLELENMEPDLLEELLFEDIPYLKKAQQEHDYFAEILRTNGVHVEYVTDLLATALSEDEIKKQFVKEYLDLSEVKNQYILEALEEYLLSFDTKGMINKIVSGVRINEFKLKKENFSTKVRMNKQFYLLPLPNLYFQRDPIAFVGKGIVINKMMTKARRRESLFMKYVVKYNKDFEGTPIYYDMNNHFAIEGGDVLVLTDKVLAIGISQRTEPEAVEKLAKKLFFETDETFDTILAINIPKKRAYMHLDTIFTMVDDDKFLAHSKLESSLLVYVIKKGERDLEVIEEKASLEEILQKYMNNGKIKILKCGGEDEIAAKREQWNDGSNVLAIKPGVVIAYDRNYVTNTLLRENGINVIEIPSSELSRGRGGPRCMSMPMNRG from the coding sequence ATGAGTATTAATGTTTATTCAGAAGTTAAGGATTTAAAAAGAGTTTTATTGCATAGACCAGGTTTGGAATTAGAAAATATGGAGCCAGATTTGTTGGAAGAGCTATTATTTGAAGATATACCTTATTTAAAAAAAGCACAACAGGAACATGATTATTTTGCTGAAATTTTAAGAACAAATGGAGTTCATGTGGAATACGTAACAGATCTATTGGCTACAGCATTAAGTGAAGATGAAATAAAAAAACAATTTGTCAAAGAATATCTTGATTTAAGCGAAGTTAAAAATCAATATATATTAGAAGCATTGGAAGAATACTTGCTGAGTTTTGATACGAAAGGAATGATTAATAAAATAGTTAGCGGGGTTAGGATAAATGAATTTAAATTAAAAAAAGAAAATTTTTCAACAAAAGTAAGGATGAATAAACAGTTTTATTTGTTGCCTTTACCAAATTTATATTTCCAGAGAGATCCTATAGCTTTTGTCGGTAAGGGCATAGTAATAAATAAAATGATGACAAAAGCAAGAAGAAGAGAGTCATTATTTATGAAATATGTTGTAAAATATAATAAAGATTTTGAAGGTACTCCAATATATTATGATATGAATAATCATTTCGCAATAGAAGGTGGAGATGTTCTTGTTTTAACGGATAAAGTTTTAGCAATTGGTATTTCTCAACGTACAGAACCGGAAGCTGTTGAAAAACTGGCAAAAAAGTTATTCTTTGAAACAGATGAAACTTTTGATACAATACTTGCAATTAATATTCCTAAGAAAAGGGCATATATGCATTTAGATACTATTTTTACAATGGTTGATGATGATAAATTTTTAGCTCATTCTAAATTAGAATCCAGCTTATTGGTATATGTTATTAAAAAAGGTGAAAGAGATTTAGAAGTTATAGAAGAAAAAGCTTCTTTAGAAGAGATATTACAAAAATATATGAATAATGGTAAAATAAAAATTTTAAAATGTGGTGGTGAGGATGAAATCGCCGCTAAAAGAGAACAATGGAATGATGGGTCAAATGTTTTAGCTATAAAACCAGGTGTTGTAATAGCTTATGATAGGAATTATGTAACTAATACATTATTGAGGGAAAATGGTATTAATGTTATTGAAATTCCATCAAGTGAATTATCTAGAGGCCGTGGAGGTCCAAGATGTATGTCTATGCCTATGAATAGAGGATAA
- the rplJ gene encoding 50S ribosomal protein L10, with product MLTRAQKAELLKELESVFKDSSIVVFVDFKGMTVAQSNAFRSELYKNFENKVNFKITRNALIKTAIKNAGLNLEEYEKYLEGNTALLYTKDADPIEALKTLVEFKKKNKLEVPVIKAGILEGKTFTAEEAEELAKLPSKEQLLAMLVGGLNAPISGLVGALGGILRKFLYALNAIREEKEKQ from the coding sequence GTGTTAACAAGAGCTCAAAAAGCTGAGTTGTTGAAAGAATTAGAAAGTGTTTTTAAAGATTCTTCAATAGTTGTTTTTGTTGATTTTAAAGGAATGACAGTTGCTCAATCAAATGCATTCAGAAGTGAATTATATAAAAATTTTGAAAACAAAGTTAATTTTAAAATCACAAGAAATGCATTGATTAAAACTGCAATAAAAAATGCAGGTTTGAATTTAGAAGAATATGAAAAATATTTAGAAGGTAACACTGCTCTTTTATATACTAAAGATGCAGATCCTATCGAAGCTTTAAAAACTTTGGTGGAATTTAAAAAGAAAAATAAATTAGAAGTTCCGGTTATAAAAGCTGGAATATTAGAAGGCAAAACATTCACTGCTGAAGAAGCAGAAGAATTGGCTAAATTGCCTTCCAAAGAACAGTTACTTGCTATGTTGGTTGGTGGCTTAAATGCTCCTATCTCAGGTTTGGTTGGCGCATTAGGTGGAATTTTAAGAAAATTCTTATATGCTTTAAATGCTATAAGAGAAGAAAAAGAAAAACAATAA
- a CDS encoding IS256 family transposase gives MAKRKKKEESNIEKLAKLIARDPEVNTMKDVYDKIKELMGPIIQEMLEAELEDELGYEKYDKENKETDNSRNGYSSKKVRSSMGEMELKIPRDRKGEYEPKIIPKYKRDISDIEGRIIGMYGLGLSTKDIAKNVEDIYGVELSAEMISKITNKILPEIREWQSRPLEEIYTFVFMDGIVFKVKDDGEIIKKTAYVVIGVNIDGFKEVLGIYIGEIESSKFWLRVLNDLKNRGVKDILIASVDGLTGFPQAIKAAFPDTVVQRCIIHQIRNTLKYVNYKDRKELVNDLKKVYKAPNKDIAYSNLQDLKENKWTKYKLALESWEKHWETISPYFDYGDDVRKIMYTTNVIESLNRQYRKVTKNKTSFPNDDALLKILYLATIDATKRWTARYRNWSKVLNELSIFFKERITKYVYNS, from the coding sequence ATGGCAAAGAGAAAGAAAAAAGAAGAAAGTAACATTGAAAAGTTAGCAAAGTTAATAGCAAGGGATCCTGAAGTAAATACAATGAAAGATGTATATGATAAGATTAAAGAATTGATGGGACCAATAATACAAGAAATGTTAGAAGCTGAATTAGAAGATGAGTTAGGGTATGAGAAATACGATAAAGAAAATAAAGAAACAGATAATTCTAGAAATGGATACAGCTCAAAAAAGGTAAGATCAAGTATGGGTGAGATGGAATTAAAAATACCCAGAGATAGAAAAGGGGAATATGAACCGAAAATAATACCAAAATATAAAAGAGATATTTCAGATATTGAAGGTAGAATAATAGGAATGTATGGTTTAGGATTAAGTACGAAAGATATAGCTAAGAATGTAGAAGATATATATGGAGTAGAATTATCAGCTGAAATGATAAGTAAAATAACTAATAAGATATTACCCGAAATTAGAGAGTGGCAAAGCAGACCATTAGAAGAGATATATACTTTTGTTTTCATGGATGGAATAGTATTTAAAGTAAAAGATGATGGTGAAATAATTAAAAAGACTGCATATGTTGTAATAGGAGTAAATATTGATGGATTTAAAGAAGTCCTTGGTATATACATAGGGGAAATTGAATCATCAAAATTTTGGTTAAGAGTATTGAATGATTTAAAAAATAGAGGAGTTAAGGATATATTAATAGCTTCAGTAGATGGATTAACTGGATTTCCACAAGCAATTAAAGCTGCATTTCCTGATACTGTAGTACAAAGATGTATAATACATCAAATAAGAAATACATTAAAATATGTTAATTACAAAGATAGAAAGGAACTTGTAAATGATTTAAAAAAAGTATATAAAGCACCGAATAAAGATATAGCTTATTCAAATCTACAGGATTTAAAAGAAAATAAATGGACAAAATACAAATTAGCATTAGAAAGTTGGGAAAAACACTGGGAAACAATATCGCCATATTTTGATTATGGTGATGATGTAAGAAAAATAATGTACACAACAAATGTAATAGAATCATTGAATAGACAATATAGAAAAGTGACTAAAAATAAAACTTCATTTCCAAATGATGATGCATTATTAAAAATATTATATTTAGCAACAATAGATGCAACAAAAAGATGGACAGCTCGATATAGAAACTGGAGTAAAGTCCTAAACGAACTATCCATCTTTTTTAAAGAAAGAATAACAAAATACGTCTATAATTCTTAA
- a CDS encoding sensor histidine kinase, which translates to MSNLLAFNIFPSYKYLFLITIIILLFLIFLIIIIYKKLNEEIRKNERLKNEKLKAELVSLRSKLNPHFLFNTLNTLLEIGQENSEQMEKIIINLSDIYRKILYSSDKDLVFLEEEVNLIKEYLEIEKIRLGNRLECEFSIDNNLNKFQIPPLILEPIVENAIIHGISKKKEGGKISVSAFKKSNAIIFEIIDNGIGKIEDINLGFGLISIKNRLTLTYDNAKIEFEQNNPSGIKVIIKIGG; encoded by the coding sequence ATGTCAAATCTCCTTGCTTTTAATATTTTTCCATCTTATAAATATTTATTTTTAATAACCATTATTATTCTTTTATTTTTAATATTTTTAATTATTATAATATATAAAAAGTTAAATGAAGAAATAAGAAAAAATGAACGACTGAAAAATGAAAAATTAAAAGCAGAATTGGTATCATTAAGATCAAAATTAAATCCTCACTTTTTATTTAATACATTAAATACCCTACTGGAAATTGGGCAGGAAAATTCTGAACAAATGGAAAAAATTATAATAAATCTTTCAGATATATATAGAAAAATATTATATTCTTCAGATAAAGATTTAGTATTTTTGGAAGAAGAAGTAAATCTAATAAAAGAATATCTTGAGATAGAAAAAATAAGATTGGGAAATAGACTAGAGTGCGAATTTAGCATAGATAATAATTTAAATAAATTTCAAATACCCCCTTTAATATTGGAGCCTATTGTCGAAAATGCTATAATTCATGGAATCTCAAAGAAAAAAGAAGGCGGAAAAATAAGTGTTTCTGCTTTTAAAAAATCAAATGCAATAATATTTGAAATTATAGATAACGGAATAGGAAAAATTGAAGATATAAATTTAGGTTTTGGGCTTATAAGTATAAAGAATAGGTTGACACTAACATATGATAATGCGAAAATTGAGTTTGAACAAAATAATCCGTCAGGAATAAAGGTAATAATAAAAATCGGGGGATGA
- a CDS encoding CehA/McbA family metallohydrolase, which translates to MKKFLLFLLFIVISLLIFSFPSDLILLFGNPHSHTAFSDGEPGTTPSDAYKHARDLANLDFIAVTDHAYYFEADYKGRDKFEVMKEMAKQETTEKFSAIAGFEWTAGVGHINVFEASKWTSRNVKTTIEEFYDWLINEKVIAQFNHPISMFGTFKDFEYYPEVDNYINMIEVGNGSWSKNDTINEEMFSNYIIALKKGWHVGATVGQDNHIANWGTGNDSRTAVWVKEKSKNGILEGFKNKKTYGTEDKNVKLWIETDHVSMGDIYYYDSVPEKIQLKVYYNDPDNEKIKTLSIYTPNNVYKYNNLNNNYEHVFEIPVDSTYSFVFVRIDQYDGNSIVSSPIWYEPKDGIRLFEKPKAKMYSNSENNLNFYIYNIYDTNSKANIKIYVDDELSFNDALELSSYEKKMVNAIIKTHNTKSANIKIYINNILWKHYDINLEEKIKVGIINVNPGFLKGKYILSNDISKEINALIIPSSILREKYEEIIELSKKMKVGIVIDEINDQLISIIPNKFEITKEEINNVELNKLYYNKCYKVLYKGKERGFIINKNVIIFPGNPFVSKNNEPFIRRLLNLK; encoded by the coding sequence GTGAAAAAATTTTTATTATTTTTATTATTTATAGTTATATCTTTACTAATTTTTTCATTTCCAAGTGATTTAATTTTATTATTTGGAAATCCACATTCTCATACCGCATTTTCTGATGGAGAACCCGGAACAACTCCTTCAGATGCATATAAACACGCTAGAGATTTAGCTAACTTAGATTTTATAGCTGTAACTGATCACGCTTATTATTTTGAAGCGGATTACAAAGGAAGAGATAAGTTTGAGGTTATGAAAGAGATGGCTAAACAAGAAACAACAGAAAAATTTTCTGCGATAGCTGGATTTGAATGGACTGCAGGAGTTGGTCATATTAATGTTTTTGAAGCATCAAAGTGGACTAGCAGAAATGTTAAAACTACTATTGAAGAATTTTATGATTGGTTAATAAACGAAAAGGTTATTGCACAATTTAATCATCCTATATCAATGTTTGGTACATTTAAAGATTTTGAATACTATCCAGAAGTTGATAATTATATTAATATGATCGAAGTAGGAAATGGTAGTTGGAGTAAAAACGATACGATTAATGAAGAAATGTTTTCTAATTATATAATAGCCTTAAAAAAAGGATGGCATGTAGGGGCTACAGTTGGACAAGATAATCATATTGCGAATTGGGGTACAGGTAATGATTCTAGAACAGCTGTTTGGGTTAAAGAAAAAAGTAAAAATGGAATATTAGAAGGTTTTAAAAATAAAAAAACCTATGGAACAGAAGATAAAAATGTAAAACTTTGGATAGAAACAGATCATGTTTCAATGGGGGATATATATTATTATGATTCTGTTCCAGAAAAAATTCAATTAAAAGTATATTATAATGATCCGGATAATGAAAAAATAAAAACATTAAGTATTTATACTCCCAATAATGTTTATAAATATAATAATTTAAACAATAATTATGAACATGTATTTGAAATACCTGTAGATTCCACATATTCTTTTGTTTTTGTTAGAATAGATCAATATGATGGAAATAGTATAGTTTCATCACCTATTTGGTATGAGCCTAAAGATGGTATTAGATTATTTGAAAAACCAAAAGCAAAAATGTATTCTAATTCAGAAAACAATTTAAATTTTTATATATATAATATTTATGATACCAACTCAAAAGCTAATATTAAAATATACGTTGATGATGAATTATCCTTTAATGATGCATTAGAATTAAGTAGTTATGAAAAAAAGATGGTAAACGCAATTATAAAAACCCATAATACTAAAAGTGCAAATATTAAAATATATATAAATAATATATTATGGAAACATTATGACATAAATTTAGAAGAAAAAATAAAAGTAGGAATTATAAATGTTAATCCAGGATTTTTAAAAGGAAAGTATATATTATCAAATGATATATCAAAAGAAATAAATGCTTTAATAATACCTTCAAGTATTTTAAGAGAAAAATACGAAGAAATTATTGAATTATCGAAGAAAATGAAAGTAGGAATTGTTATAGATGAAATAAATGATCAATTGATTAGTATAATTCCAAATAAATTTGAAATTACCAAAGAAGAAATTAATAATGTAGAATTAAACAAATTATATTATAATAAATGTTATAAAGTATTATATAAAGGAAAAGAAAGAGGCTTTATAATAAATAAAAATGTTATTATATTTCCGGGGAACCCGTTTGTATCTAAAAATAATGAACCATTTATTAGGCGATTACTAAATTTAAAATGA
- the rplL gene encoding 50S ribosomal protein L7/L12: protein MTREELIQAIKEMTVAELAELVKALEDEFGVSAAAPVAVAAAPAAAAAPAAEEKDSFDVVLKSFGAKKINVIKVVREITGLGLKEAKDLVEKAGTPDAVVKEGASKDEAEELKKKLEEAGAEVELK from the coding sequence ATGACAAGAGAAGAATTAATCCAAGCAATTAAAGAAATGACAGTAGCAGAATTAGCAGAATTAGTAAAAGCTTTAGAAGATGAATTCGGAGTATCAGCAGCAGCTCCAGTAGCAGTAGCAGCAGCTCCAGCAGCAGCAGCAGCTCCAGCAGCAGAAGAAAAAGATTCATTTGACGTTGTATTAAAAAGCTTCGGTGCTAAAAAAATAAATGTAATTAAAGTTGTTAGAGAAATTACAGGTTTAGGATTAAAAGAAGCTAAAGATTTAGTAGAAAAAGCTGGAACTCCAGATGCAGTTGTTAAAGAAGGAGCTTCAAAAGATGAAGCAGAAGAACTTAAAAAGAAATTAGAAGAAGCTGGCGCAGAAGTAGAATTGAAGTAA
- the secE gene encoding preprotein translocase subunit SecE, which translates to MSKFWLFLSSVMQESKKVKWPNKKEALNSTLIVLAILIFVSLYLFIADYGLLNFFSKVIYPLIGIKSGLGTGATQ; encoded by the coding sequence ATGTCGAAATTTTGGTTATTTTTAAGTTCTGTTATGCAAGAATCTAAAAAAGTTAAATGGCCAAACAAAAAGGAAGCTCTAAATTCAACGTTGATAGTATTAGCTATACTCATATTTGTTTCTTTATATTTATTCATCGCTGATTATGGATTATTAAATTTCTTTTCAAAAGTTATTTATCCTTTAATCGGTATTAAAAGCGGTTTAGGTACTGGTGCTACTCAATGA
- a CDS encoding basic amino acid/polyamine antiporter, protein MSNNKVLGLFALTMIVIGSMIGAGIFNSPADLGSVANPGAILIGWLITGFGVFALAMVFQFLSYKKPELEGGIYSYAKEQFGEFVGFNSAWGYWWSALLGNIAFFAVIMKILSGYFPVLEQNKFVALIFSSIILWVYHFLIVSGIRTAGFTNAILTILKLVPLFLVAILSLFAFNPELVKGIFFSTKLAATGETSSIFNQINNSFGTMLWAFIGIEGAVVLSNKAKSQKDVGKATVIGFLITLVIYIAVSVFTMGVVPPSELVNSTSPLGTVLSKIMGKPGQYILDFGFLFSVFGALLSWLLLTAEIPYIAAVKDNVFPKRFAEQNEHATPVFSLTVTNIITQIFLLTLLSDTLQNVYNTIFYIATTTILLPYFFSAVFGVRVANEENNGLYKFFGWIAVIYTAWVIYAVGWIYIITALVIYSFGIFAYPIAKKEKGESLTGTQKTIYGLMWVVSIIVIILVATGKLSV, encoded by the coding sequence GTGAGTAATAATAAAGTTTTGGGGTTGTTTGCATTGACCATGATTGTTATTGGTTCAATGATTGGGGCAGGAATATTTAATTCTCCTGCAGATTTAGGAAGTGTAGCAAATCCTGGTGCTATTTTAATAGGATGGTTAATTACAGGATTTGGAGTTTTTGCTCTTGCAATGGTTTTTCAATTCTTATCATATAAGAAACCAGAGCTTGAAGGTGGAATTTATTCTTACGCGAAAGAACAATTTGGTGAATTTGTTGGGTTTAATTCTGCATGGGGTTATTGGTGGTCTGCATTACTTGGAAATATAGCATTTTTTGCAGTTATAATGAAAATATTGAGTGGATATTTTCCTGTGTTAGAACAGAATAAATTTGTAGCATTAATATTTTCAAGCATTATTTTATGGGTATATCATTTCTTAATTGTTAGTGGTATAAGAACTGCAGGATTTACAAATGCTATTTTAACAATTTTAAAATTAGTTCCTTTATTTTTAGTTGCAATACTTTCACTTTTTGCATTTAATCCTGAATTAGTAAAAGGAATTTTCTTTTCAACCAAATTAGCAGCAACAGGTGAGACATCCTCAATATTTAATCAAATTAATAATAGTTTTGGTACAATGTTATGGGCATTTATTGGTATAGAAGGTGCTGTAGTTTTATCCAATAAAGCAAAGTCTCAAAAAGATGTTGGAAAAGCAACTGTAATAGGATTTCTTATTACTTTGGTAATATATATTGCTGTCTCAGTATTTACAATGGGAGTTGTTCCACCAAGTGAATTGGTTAATTCAACATCTCCTTTAGGAACGGTTTTAAGTAAAATAATGGGAAAACCAGGGCAATACATTTTAGATTTTGGATTTTTATTCTCAGTATTTGGAGCTTTGTTAAGCTGGCTATTATTAACAGCGGAAATCCCATACATAGCAGCAGTTAAGGATAATGTTTTTCCAAAAAGATTTGCTGAACAAAATGAACATGCAACACCAGTGTTTTCATTAACAGTAACTAATATAATAACTCAAATATTTTTATTAACACTTCTCTCAGACACTTTACAAAATGTATATAACACAATATTCTATATAGCGACAACAACAATATTATTACCTTATTTCTTCTCAGCAGTATTTGGTGTAAGAGTAGCAAATGAAGAAAATAATGGGTTATACAAATTTTTTGGATGGATTGCGGTTATCTATACTGCATGGGTAATTTATGCAGTTGGTTGGATTTATATTATTACAGCATTAGTAATCTATTCATTTGGTATCTTTGCATACCCTATAGCAAAGAAAGAAAAAGGAGAAAGTTTAACAGGAACTCAGAAAACTATTTATGGTTTAATGTGGGTTGTATCAATAATTGTTATAATATTAGTTGCAACAGGAAAATTATCAGTATAA
- the rplA gene encoding 50S ribosomal protein L1, whose protein sequence is MSRHGKRYLEARKLIDREKFYTLDEALEIIPKLATAKFDESIELHMVLGIDPRKNDQQVRGNISLPHGTGKKVRVLVFAKGDKVKEALDAGADYAGSDEYIQKVQGGWTDFDVAIATPDMMREIGRLGKILGPRGLMPSPKSGTVTNDVADAVKDFKAGKIEVRNDKTGNLHIAVGKKSFETDKLKENIVEALQQIEKMRPSGAKGKFIRKVSLAPTMGPGLKLNVSEFLTEK, encoded by the coding sequence ATGTCGAGACATGGTAAAAGATACTTAGAAGCTAGAAAATTAATTGATAGAGAAAAATTTTATACATTGGATGAAGCTTTAGAAATAATACCTAAATTAGCTACTGCAAAATTTGATGAAAGTATAGAATTACATATGGTTTTAGGTATTGACCCAAGAAAAAACGACCAGCAGGTAAGAGGTAATATCTCTTTACCACATGGAACCGGTAAAAAAGTTAGAGTTTTGGTTTTTGCTAAGGGCGATAAAGTAAAGGAAGCTTTAGATGCCGGGGCAGATTATGCTGGTTCTGATGAATATATTCAAAAAGTACAAGGTGGTTGGACAGACTTTGATGTTGCTATTGCAACACCAGATATGATGAGGGAAATCGGTAGATTAGGTAAAATCTTAGGACCTAGAGGATTAATGCCTTCTCCAAAATCAGGAACAGTTACAAATGATGTTGCTGATGCTGTAAAAGATTTCAAAGCTGGAAAAATAGAAGTAAGAAATGATAAAACAGGGAATTTACATATTGCAGTCGGGAAAAAATCATTCGAAACAGATAAATTAAAAGAAAATATTGTAGAAGCTTTACAACAAATAGAAAAAATGAGACCTTCTGGAGCAAAAGGTAAATTTATAAGAAAAGTTTCATTAGCTCCAACAATGGGTCCTGGATTGAAATTAAACGTTTCTGAATTTTTAACTGAAAAGTAA
- a CDS encoding transcription termination/antitermination NusG family protein, whose protein sequence is MRKKWYILQTFSGMEYKVKELIEEKAKLYEKENMFGKILIPEESEIDLTNKKIERLVVSEDANIFVKNGENIKKGDILAEEPPVIVKNSGTIAEVKNFRKIIVETKDKKFTKTFLIPESAKIIGGLKVNSRIHAGIPLAKADGYEADLDGIIISIEKMKKVVIHTESNSNDVYLIFKDNFDSAAFKKGTYVEKGQILGNKRQYKARSSGKVEIRDFASRKEIIILKTRISRLFPGYMFIEMILNKETQEMVKNIPYVINFINIGGTPVQLKTKEVKALLRLTGEESYEMKESKLRADYEVGEHVRIVSGPFEFFTGKITNIDIHKQTVKVTINMFGRETEVELGLTEIEKID, encoded by the coding sequence ATGCGTAAAAAATGGTATATTTTACAAACTTTTTCCGGAATGGAATACAAAGTTAAAGAACTAATTGAAGAAAAAGCCAAATTATATGAAAAAGAAAATATGTTTGGAAAAATATTAATACCAGAAGAGAGTGAGATTGACTTAACCAATAAAAAGATCGAAAGACTCGTGGTTTCTGAAGATGCTAATATTTTTGTAAAAAATGGAGAAAATATAAAAAAAGGAGATATTCTAGCAGAAGAGCCACCTGTGATTGTAAAAAATTCTGGAACTATTGCCGAAGTTAAGAATTTTAGAAAAATAATCGTTGAGACAAAAGATAAAAAGTTTACTAAAACTTTTTTGATTCCGGAAAGTGCTAAGATTATTGGTGGTTTGAAAGTTAATTCAAGGATACATGCCGGAATTCCTTTAGCTAAAGCTGACGGATACGAAGCTGATCTTGATGGTATTATTATTTCTATTGAGAAAATGAAAAAAGTTGTTATTCATACGGAATCAAATTCAAATGATGTATATTTAATATTCAAAGATAATTTTGATTCTGCAGCTTTTAAAAAAGGAACATATGTAGAAAAAGGACAAATTTTAGGTAATAAAAGACAATATAAGGCTAGATCATCAGGAAAAGTTGAAATTAGAGATTTTGCAAGTAGGAAAGAAATTATAATTTTAAAAACAAGAATTTCAAGATTATTTCCTGGATATATGTTTATAGAAATGATTTTAAACAAAGAAACTCAGGAAATGGTGAAAAACATCCCTTATGTAATTAATTTTATTAATATAGGTGGCACTCCAGTTCAATTAAAAACAAAAGAAGTAAAAGCATTATTAAGATTAACTGGAGAAGAAAGCTACGAAATGAAAGAAAGCAAATTAAGAGCAGATTATGAAGTAGGAGAACATGTAAGGATTGTTAGTGGTCCATTTGAATTTTTTACTGGGAAAATCACCAATATTGACATACATAAACAAACAGTAAAAGTTACAATTAATATGTTCGGAAGGGAAACAGAAGTAGAATTAGGTTTAACAGAAATAGAGAAAATTGATTAA